The Panthera uncia isolate 11264 chromosome C1 unlocalized genomic scaffold, Puncia_PCG_1.0 HiC_scaffold_3, whole genome shotgun sequence genome includes a region encoding these proteins:
- the LCE6A gene encoding LOW QUALITY PROTEIN: late cornified envelope protein 6A (The sequence of the model RefSeq protein was modified relative to this genomic sequence to represent the inferred CDS: substituted 1 base at 1 genomic stop codon): MSQQKQQSWEPPIAPKCTPPQCPNPSLPAYSAPFYDPRPGVQVSDSSSQKPGDQSLGHSQRARCKKPCCLSGATVYHIKEEECXEKLTI, encoded by the exons ATGTCACAGCAGAAGCAGCAATCTTGGGAGCCCCCTATTGCTCCCAAATGTACCCCTCCCCAGTGCCCAAACCCCTCCCTACCTGCCTACTCTGCTCCTTTCTATGACCCCCGTCCAGGAGTCCAGGTCAGTGATTCCAGTTCCCAGAAGCCAGGAGATCAGAGTCTGGGACACTCTCAGAGGGCTCGCTGCAAGAAACCCTGCTGCCTCAGTGGTGCCACAGTCTACCACATCAAAGAGGAGGAGTGCTAAG AAAAGCTTACAATCTAG